Proteins from one Candida orthopsilosis Co 90-125, chromosome 2 draft sequence genomic window:
- a CDS encoding mRNA cleavage and polyadenlylation factor, which yields MFTFSLLTPSKGDHAFKVSLLTFENESRILADPSWNGIDPKAAKFMELHLQQTDAIIISHSTNEFISGYILLCITFPNIMSNIPVYSTLPVNQLGRISTVEYYRSSGILGPLLSNLVELDEIDYWFDKFIIVKYQQNVTICDRKITMTPYNSGHSLGGTFWLLVKKIDRIIYAPSWNHSKDAFLNSANFINSTSGNPHLALLRPTAFITATDLGSAMPHKKRCEKFLQLVDATLANGGSAIIPTSISGRFLEVFHLVDEHLKGAPIPVYFLSYSGTKILSYASSLMDWMSSGFNNTWNSDIGNNSLLPFNPSKVDLLLDPSELTQIPGAKIIFCAGLDFKNGDLSSKVFSYLCNDERTTVILTEKPPSANVEHGMGLSRGLYREWVKLSKERTGKVVDGTPVPLEKIINLDSWSQEEEVEGPESIAFVNKITQKRKEKLMAKVRDQKRQNLLSTDAIDVEDSSDDEDDEEDEDKKAGEIFDEEVQKEKTRVPLTKEVDELIQHEAFVMDNVKHNMENHLPIDIKVTHKLKPRQAMFPYSAPKVTFDDYGQVIDAKDFERTDQVSHSKIIMEGKKKFDEKKQKWNTNDKTDKKKSQQTNKLTPQEQVNQQLLQKYLDTLHKPMKRVQLGQRSSTSTQLRVRCGLAFVDLSGLVDLRSLGIIVQAVKPYNLILLPDERVSDELGLEQVEKFFEQQQNKQAIENTKKQILNSSRYLSLSAIRDGLSTSTSPLSSGKLNVLVAREDEIVKIGVDSENGVIGLRNFEVNLDDAIVSTLKWQSVGDNYNVAKLYGELVLVNDQESLEGPAQKKPKTLQDYINSNTQFSLKPIESDEALTKHRNDNIFASTNDPKLLMVISNAPRLAIGNIRLPDLKKKLSSLNLNVEFKGEGTLVVNDVLAIRKIAYGSLESDDSGDIVIDGNAGPLYYKVKECIKEMLAYV from the coding sequence ATGTTCACGTTTTCCCTTTTGACCCCAAGTAAAGGCGACCATGCTTTCAAAGTTTCGCTTTtgacatttgaaaatgaactGCGGATACTAGCGGACCCTTCGTGGAATGGAATAGATCCCAAAGCAGCTAAATTTATGGAACTTCATTTACAACAAACAGATGCAATCATCATCTCACACTCAACAAATGAATTCATCAGTGGATACATCTTGCTTTGCATAACATTTCCAAATATCATGTCGAACATACCAGTTTATTCGACGTTGCCTGTTAATCAATTGGGTAGAATTTCAACCGTGGAATACTACAGATCCCTGGGTATTCTTGGACCACTATTATCAAACCTTGTGGAGttggatgaaattgattattgGTTCGATAAATTTATCATTGTTAAGTACCAACAAAATGTTACAATTTGCGATCGAAAAATTACAATGACGCCGTACAATTCTGGACATTCCTTAGGTGGTacattttggttgttggtAAAGAAGATTGATCGTATAATTTACGCACCAAGCTGGAATCACTCCAAGGACGCTTTTTTAAACAGTGCAAATTTCATAAACTCTACGCTGGGTAATCCTCATTTGGCGTTACTACGCCCAACAGCTTTCATTACTGCCACCGACTTGGGATCTGCAATGCCGCATAAAAAACGTTGTGAGAAATTCTTGCAATTGGTAGATGCCACCTTAGCCAATGGCGGCTCAGCCATAATTCCAACATCCATATCAGGAAGATTCTTGGAGGTGTTTCATTTAGTTGACGAACATTTGAAAGGTGCGCCAATCCCCGTCTACTTTCTATCGTATTCAGGAACCAAAATATTAAGCTATGCTTCAAGTTTGATGGATTGGATGAGTCTGGGGTTTAACAACACATGGAACAGTGATATTGGCAACAACAGCTTACTACCTTTCAATCCTAGTAAGGTTGATTTACTATTGGACCCCTCGGAGTTAACGCAGATACCTGGGGCCAAAATCATCTTCTGTGCTGGTttagatttcaaaaacgGTGACCTTTCGAGTAAAGTGTTTCTGTATTTATGTAATGACGAAAGAACAACTGTTATTTTAACTGAAAAGCCACCATCTGCAAATGTAGAACATGGCATGGGTTTAAGTAGAGGTTTATATCGAGAGTGGGTCAAGTTATCTAAGGAAAGGACAGGGAAGGTTGTCGATGGTACCCCCGTCCCATTGGagaaaattatcaatttggatAGTTGGTCgcaagaagaagaggttGAAGGGCCCGAATCAATTGCGTTTGTGAATAAGATAACccagaaaagaaaagagaagttAATGGCAAAAGTCAGAGATCagaaaagacaaaatttGTTAAGTACAGATGCGAtagatgttgaagattcCTCAGACGACgaagacgatgaagaagacgaagatAAGAAAGCTGGTGAAATATTCGATGAAGAGGTGCAGAAGGAGAAAACTCGTGTACCATTAACCAAGGAGGTTGACgaattgattcaacatGAAGCGTTTGTTATGGATAACGTGAAGCACAACATGGAAAATCATTTGCCGATCGATATCAAAGTAACTCATAAATTAAAACCGCGTCAAGCTATGTTCCCCTACTCTGCTCCTAAGGTTACATTCGATGACTATGGTCAGGTTATAGACGCAAAAGATTTCGAAAGAACTGATCAGGTTTCCCACAGCAAGATCATAATGGAAGGTAAGAAGAAATTTGacgaaaagaaacaaaaatggaacACAAACGATAAAAcagacaagaaaaagagcCAACAGACGAACAAGTTGACACCACAAGAGCAggtaaatcaacaattgttgcaGAAATATTTAGACACCTTGCATAAGCCCATGAAGAGGGTTCAATTGGGACAGAGAAGCTCAACAAGTACCCAATTAAGAGTGAGATGTGGTTTggcttttgttgatttatcGGGTTTGGTAGATTTACGGTCCTTGGGTATCATTGTGCAAGCAGTTAAACCGTATAATTTAATACTATTACCAGATGAGAGAGTTAGTGATGAATTGGGACTTGAACAGgttgaaaagttttttgaACAACAGCAAAACAAGCAAGCAATAGAGAATACGAAAaagcaaattttgaattcatcGAGGTACTTGTCATTATCGGCAATTCGTGACGGTCTATCAACCTCTACATCACCACTCTCAAGTGGCAAACTTAATGTTCTTGTTGCTAGAGAggatgaaattgtcaagATTGGGGTTGATTCTGAAAACGGTGTCATTGGGTTGAGAAACTTTGAAGTCAACTTGGACGACGCAATTGTATCCACCTTGAAATGGCAATCGGTTGGTGATAATTATAATGTCGCCAAATTGTATGGTGAATTGGTGTTGGTAAATGATCAAGAATCCCTCGAGGGACCCGCGCAGAAGAAGCCAAAAACTTTACAAGACTATATCAACTCGAACACTCAGTTTTCATTGAAACCAATCGAATCCGATGAAGCTTTGACTAAACATAGAAATGATAATATTTTTGCATCTACCAATGatccaaaattgttgatggtgatcTCAAATGCACCGAGATTAGCCATAGGTAACATCCGCTTACCTGATttaaaaaagaagttgtcATCACTAAACTTGAATGTGGAATTTAAAGGGGAGGGGACTTTAGTAGTCAACGATGTTTTGGCAATACGCAAGATCGCCTATGGTTCCTTGGAAAGTGATGATAGTGGGGATATCGTCATTGATGGAAATGCAGGACCGTTGTATTACAAAGTTAAGGAATGCATCAAAGAAATGTTGGCATATGTATAG
- a CDS encoding haloacid dehalogenase translates to MSELHDNSANPSLKEETEKNSREVDSSSGSQNDGSENLKQSKRATAQDLLNTRPPTIKDRIQRFFFLRGLGDRPEYMQEIYNNIPRTIFFNYDLPTDMKDDKGHPIIEYPRNKIRTTKYTPITFLPKNLLLQFTNVANTYFLILVILSAFQVFGVPSPGLAAVPLIVIVCITAVKDAFEDYRRVVSDLELNNSPIHLLCGVSNPNVEKDFVGPWRRFKKSCTKVTIKAFKGIKKACIYAFGNKRQKQDFIREQAHQEDLALHRVSTVVSDYSYHSQQHNSIYSPRNSTYSPRISAQSRNRKSTQSRHPPTKALPNSLLNPVLKEENTHHPDMNRASFKNRYWKDVNVGDMIRIRADEEVPADVVIISTSDVEGNCYVETKNLDGETNLKTRTALKCGGNNNLKHSDDLSDTKFWLECDSPNPDLYSFRGTIHYENYDSHGNLVNHDEKEVITPENVLLRGCVLRNSKWIIGLCVYTGRETKIMLNAGITPTKISRISRELNLSVIINFILLFVLCFISGLVNGLFYRVKDNSRVYFDWHPYGSTPAARGVIAFFVALIIYQSLVPISLYISIEIIKTLQAFFIHSDVKMYYPKLDFPCIPKAWNISDDLGQIEYVFSDKTGTLTQNVMEFRKCTINGKSYGLAYTEAKQGLDKRQGLDVVEEGVKWKQRIADDKQLMLDNLHKFSNNDQLRDDNIAFVSNKYVEDTLLASPDDPQRIANEKFMFALALCHTVVTEQNKDDPELRDFKAESPDEAALVAVARDLGIVFKAKLRQSLLLSVYGKEEEFQVLNIIPFTSARKRMSCIVRAPNGDIILYTKGADSVIFQRLDSKKNPQELVSKTALYLEDYANEGLRTLCIASRKLDPKHYENWAQRYHEAVVSIEDNRDDLIDELNDAIERDLVLLGGTAIEDRLQPGVPDSIAILGQAGIKLWVLTGDRIETAINIGFSCDLLENSMKLLVVRPDENNPTNVEYIDELISKHLSENFQIDASSSKAVESLITEARKDHSPPGSKYALIIDGAALGLIFQDSDASSNENMKLLKDKFLLLGKQCKSVMCCRVSPAQKAEVVRIVKTRLKVMTLAIGDGANDVAMIQTANVGVGIAGEEGRQAANSSDYAIGQFRFLTRLLLVHGRWSYKRLAEMVPCFFYKNVVFSFTFFWYGIYNNYDGSYLYEYTYLMFYNLAFTSLPVIVLGVLDQDVSDTVSLLVPQLYINGILSQDWSQYKFVMYMVDGLYQSVISFYFPYLLFYKAFQNPQGMTIDHRFYVGIVAACISVTACDLYVLLRQYRWDWLSLLIDAISILLVYFWTGVWSVNKNYSGEFYRAGAQTLGTLGVWCCIFIAVIACLLPRFTLDFLRTNFKPTDIDIIREQVRQGKYDDYPEGYDPTDADDVEKHRLLTEIIKQDPKLLDMMEKEYEEDKLDHENKFERTFKSIKRKTTLTSSRSQKHSQRLRKNTINRQFHKPMSIDELRQQMIQTGEYNTARNSLERISTSHAVPGLTQAETLLSYHTRNSINLNRGPAV, encoded by the coding sequence ATGTCGGAACTTCATGATAACTCCGCCAACCCGTCGTTGAAAGAAGAGACGGAGAAGAATTCTAGGGAGGTTGATTCATCCTCTGGCTCTCAAAACGATGGAAGTGAGAATTTAAAACAATCTAAGAGAGCAACTGCACAAGACTTACTCAACACCCGCCCACCTACTATCAAGGACAGGATACAGAggttcttcttcttgcGGGGTTTGGGTGACAGGCCGGAGTATATGCAAGAAATTTATAACAATATTCCGCGGAcaatattcttcaattaTGATTTACCAACTGATATGAAAGATGACAAGGGACATCCTATTATTGAATACCCCAGAAATAAGATTAGAACTACAAAATATACACCCATCACATTCTTGCCTAAGAATTTACTTTTGCAGTTTACTAATGTCGCTAATACATACTTTTTAATCTTGGTAATATTGAGTGCTTTCCAAGTATTTGGAGTGCCATCACCTGGGCTTGCAGCAGTCCCCTtgattgttattgtttgtattACAGCGGTTAAAGATGCTTTTGAAGATTATCGAAGGGTGGTGAGTGATTTGGAGTTGAACAACAGCCCAATACATTTACTATGTGGAGTACTGAATCccaatgttgaaaaggATTTCGTTGGACCGTGGAGAAGGTTTAAAAAATCTTGCACGAAAGTAACTATCAAAGCGTTTAAGGGGATCAAAAAGGCCTGTATATATGCCTTTGGAAACAAACGTCAAAAGCAAGACTTTATTCGTGAGCAAGCGCATCAAGAGGATCTAGCCTTACACAGGGTTAGCACAGTGGTTTCTGATTACTCATACCACTCCCAACAACATAACAGTATATATTCTCCACGGAACAGCACATATTCTCCAAGAATTAGTGCCCAGTCTAGAAACAGAAAATCCACTCAGTCCAGACATCCACCAACAAAAGCTCTTCCCAACTCGTTGCTAAACCCAGTCTTGAAGGAGGAAAACACACATCATCCAGATATGAATAGAGCTTCCTTCAAAAATAGATATTGGAAGGATGTCAATGTTGGAGACATGATTAGAATCAGGGCAGACGAAGAAGTACCAGCAGACGTTGTGATCATCTCGACTTCCGATGTTGAAGGAAATTGCTACGTTGAGACCAAAAACTTGGATGGAGAGACAAACCTCAAAACCAGAACAGCATTGAAATGTGGTGGAAATAACAACTTGAAACACTCCGATGACTTAAGTGATACCAAATTTTGGCTCGAGTGCGACTCACCTAATCCAGATCTATACTCATTCAGGGGAACTATTCATTACGAAAATTATGATAGTCATGGAAATTTAGTGAATCATGACGAGAAAGAGGTGATAACTCCGGAGAATGTCCTATTGAGAGGATGCGTATtgagaaattcaaaatggaTTATCGGGCTCTGTGTTTATACTGGACGTGAGACAAAAATTATGTTGAATGCTGGAATAACCCCAACAAAGATTTCCCGTATATCTCGagagttgaatttgtcTGTTATTATCAACTTCATATTATTGTTCGTCTTGTGTTTTATTTCGGGTTTAGTCAATGGGTTGTTTTACAGGGTGAAAGACAATTCTCGTGTCTATTTTGACTGGCACCCATATGGCTCAACACCGGCAGCACGAGGTGTTATTGCATTTTTTGTTGCGTTGATTATTTATCAATCCTTGgttccaatttcattgtACATTTCCATTGAGATTATCAAAACTTTGCAGGCATTTTTTATTCATTCAGATGTCAAGATGTATTATCCAAAGTTGGACTTTCCTTGTATCCCAAAGGCGTGGAATATCTCCGATGACTTGGGTCAAATTGAGTACGTCTTTAGTGATAAAACCGGAACATTGACTCAGAATGTGATGGAATTCAGAAAGTGCACAATAAATGGAAAATCGTACGGTTTGGCGTACACTGAAGCGAAGCAAGGATTGGACAAGAGGCAGGGGTTGGATGTCGTTGAGGAGGGTGTGAAATGGAAGCAAAGGATTGCTGACGATAAGCAACTCATGTTGGATAATTTGCACAAATTCTCAAACAATGATCAGCTACGTGACGATAATATTGCATTCGTTTCCAATAAGTATGTCGAAGACACTCTTTTGGCCTCTCCCGATGACCCACAACGAATCGCGAACGAGAAATTCATGTTTGCTTTAGCTTTGTGCCATACAGTGGTCACTGAGCAAAACAAAGACGACCCTGAGTTGCGTGACTTCAAAGCAGAATCTCCGGACGAGGCCGCAttggttgctgttgctaGAGATTTGGGGATTGTTTTCAAAGCCAAATTGAGGCAATCTTTATTACTACTGGTTTATGGtaaggaagaagaattcCAGGTGCTTAATATTATCCCGTTCACATCtgcaagaaaaagaatgtCGTGTATTGTTAGGGCGCCAAATGGGGATATCATATTATACACCAAAGGAGCCGATAGCGTgatatttcaaagattaGATTCCAAAAAGAACCCACAGGAGTTGGTAAGCAAAACCGCTTTATATCTCGAGGATTATGCCAACGAAGGTTTAAGAACTTTGTGTATTGCGTCGAGGAAGCTCGATCCCAAGCACTATGAGAACTGGGCCCAAAGATATCATGAAGCTGTTGTTTCTATTGAAGACAATAGagatgatttgattgatgagttgaaCGATGCCATTGAGAGGGATTTAGTGTTGTTGGGTGGAACAGCTATTGAAGACAGGTTGCAACCGGGCGTGCCAGATTCGATTGCCATTTTAGGTCAAGCGGGTATAAAGTTGTGGGTTCTTACTGGAGATAGGATTGAAACTGCCATTAACATTGGCTTTTCGTGTGATTTATTGGAGAATAGCATGAAACTTTTGGTTGTGCGACCCGATGAAAACAATCCCACGAATGTGGAGTATATCGATGAGTTGATATCAAAACACTTGTCAgaaaactttcaaatcGACGCATCAAGTTCAAAGGCGGTGGAGTCGTTGATTACAGAAGCTAGGAAAGACCACTCACCACCAGGTTCGAAATATGCATTAATCATTGATGGAGCTGCTTTGGGTCTAATCTTTCAAGACCTGGATGCTTCTTCTAATGAAAATATGAAATTGCTCAAAGACAAGTTCTTGTTATTGGGAAAACAATGTAAATCGGTTATGTGCTGTCGTGTATCTCCTGCTCAGAAGGCCGAGGTGGTTAGAATTGTTAAAACGCGTTTGAAGGTCATGACCTTAGCTATAGGTGACGGAGCTAACGACGTTGCCATGATTCAAACAGCAAACGTTGGAGTTGGAATCGCAGGTGAAGAAGGTCGTCAAGCGGCCAATTCATCAGATTATGCCATTGGCCAATTCAGGTTCTTGACtagattgttgttggttcaTGGGCGGTGGTCGTATAAGCGGTTAGCAGAAATGGTTCCATGTTTCTTTTATAAGAATGTTGTGTTTTCGTTTACATTTTTCTGGTACGGCATTTACAATAACTACGATGGGTCTTATCTTTATGAATATACCTATCTTATGTTCTATAACTTGGCCTTTACCTCGCTTCCTGTCATTGTCTTGGGAGTTTTGGATCAGGACGTGTCTGATACTGTTTCATTGTTGGTACCACAGTTGTACATTAATGGTATTTTGAGTCAGGATTGGTCACAGTATAAGTTTGTGATGTACATGGTTGACGGATTATACCAGTCTGTGATTTCTTTCTATTTTCCATACTTGTTGTTTTACAAGGCGTTCCAGAATCCACAAGGAATGACCATCGATCACAGATTTTATGTTGGTATCGTGGCAGCATGTATCTCAGTTACAGCGTGTGACCTCTATGTGCTATTACGTCAGTATCGTTGGGACTGgctttctttgttgattgatgcTATATCTATTCTTCTTGTTTACTTTTGGACTGGTGTTTGGAGTGTCAACAAGAATTATTCAGGGGAATTTTATCGTGCCGGTGCTCAAACCTTGGGAACCTTAGGTGTCTGGTGCTGTATTTTCATAGCAGTAATTGCTTGTTTGCTACCCCGGTTCACCCTTGACTTTTTGCGtacaaatttcaaaccTACCGATATTGATATAATCAGGGAGCAAGTGCGTCAAGGAAAGTACGATGATTACCCCGAAGGATACGATCCAACTGATGCCGATGATGTGGAGAAACATAGATTGCTTACAGAAATTATCAAGCAAGATCCAAAATTGTTAGACATGATGGAGAAGGAATATGAAGAAGATAAGTTAGATCACGAGAATAAATTTGAGAGGACATTCAAGTCCATCAAGAGAAAGACTACTTTAACCAGTTCAAGATCGCAAAAGCATTCGCAAAGGCTCAGGAAAAATACTATCAATCGCCAATTTCACAAGCCAATGTCTATCGATGAGTTAAGGCAGCAAATGATCCAAACTGGTGAGTACAATACTGCAAGAAACTCGTTGGAGAGGATTAGCACGTCACACGCAGTCCCCGGATTAACCCAAGCTGAGACCTTATTATCCTACCATACTAGGAATAGTATCAATTTGAACCGTGGTCCAGCTGTTTGA
- a CDS encoding Egd2 nascent polypeptide associated complex protein, alpha subunit — protein sequence MSTEEIPQGADVNIISNKNEKKARELIKKLNLKQIKGISRVTFKQRGNLIYAIDSPDVYRSAAGTYVVFGEAKVDDMNQRIAEAQAQQAQQEALSNAAAPDASAATEDKSPEAITADMEKVSLAENKVEEVDDDEEVDESEFDPKDIALIVEQTHVSRAKAVKALKNHNGDMVNALMELS from the coding sequence atgtctACTGAAGAAATCCCACAAGGTGCTGATGTCAACATCATCTCAAACAAGAACGAAAAGAAAGCTAGAGAATTGATTaagaaattgaacttgaagCAAATCAAAGGAATCTCCAGAGTCACTTTCAAACAAAGAGGTAACTTGATCTACGCCATTGACAGCCCAGATGTCTACAGATCAGCTGCTGGTACTTATGTTGTTTTTGGTGAAGCCAAGGTTGATGACATGAACCAAAGAATTGCTGAGGCTCAAGCTCAACAAGCTCAACAAGAAGCTTTGTCTAACGCTGCTGCTCCAGATGCATCTGCTGCTACTGAAGATAAATCACCAGAAGCTATTACTGCTGACATGGAAAAGGTAAGCTTGGCTGAAAACAAGGTCGAAGAGGTCGATGACGACGaggaagttgatgaatctgAGTTTGATCCAAAGGATATTGCtttgattgttgaacaaactCATGTCTCTAGAGCTAAGGCCGTGAAGGCTTTGAAGAACCACAATGGTGATATGGTAAATGCACTTATGGAGTTGTCCTAG